Part of the Clostridium sporogenes genome, AAAAAAATATTCATAATATGGCATATGAAATAAAATAATATATTAAACAAAATTATCCATTAAATTGATCTATTATTTTTTGAATATGCCTAAATATATATAATGAGGTAATTTTCATGAATAAGGATATATACATAAAAAATTTAAAAGTAGAATTTCCCACAAAAGAAGGAAATGTAAGGGCTGTAGATAATATCTCTCTAAAAATAAATATGGGAAAAGTATTAGGTCTTATAGGAGAAACAGGTAGTGGTAAATCTGTATTGGGCCTATCCATATTAGGTTTATTATCTAGTAATGCTCTTATTTCTGGGGAAATATTATATAAAGGTACAGATTTATTATCATTAGATATAAATTTTCTAAGAAATTTAAGAGGAAGTGATATAGCTTTAATCCCTCAAAATCCTGGTACTGCTTTAAATCCAATAATGAAAGTAGGAAAACAAATAAGTGAAGGAATGAATACCAATAAAAAAACTCGTAAGATTAAAGTGCTTAATTTACTAAAAGAATTACTTCTTCCTAATCCTATTAAAGTTGCAGATTCCTACCCTTTTGAGCTTAGCGGTGGTATGAAACAAAGGGTTTTAGCTTCTATGGGCCTATGTGGTAATCCTAATTGGATTATTGCAGACGAACCTACAAAAGGACTTGATGCCATAGTTCGTGAGCAAGTATATGAAACCTTGAATAAAATAACTAATATTAGTAACTGTGGTATGCTTTTAATTACCCACGATTTGATGCTTTCTAAAAATTTGTGTGATGATATTGCAGTTATGTATGCTGGTGATATAGTTGAAATAGGAAAAGCTTATAATGTTTTAGAAGACTCTAATCATCCTTATACAAAAGGACTTATATTTTCTCAGCCTCACAAAGGATTAAAACCTATGGAAGGCTCTTCTCCTAGTCTTATTAGTCCTCCTACAGGATGCAAGTTTTCACCAAGATGTCCTAATAAAATGCCTATATGTTCATTAAAGAAACCGGATTTTTATACAATGGAAAATGGATCTAAAGTGAGGTGCTTTTTGTTTGATAAAAGTAAATAACTTAACTAAAACCTTTAAAAGAAATAGTTTTATAAAAAACAAAAATTTAGTTTTAGATAATGTATCCTTACATATAAAAAAAGGAATTACATTTGGGCTTATAGGAGAAAGTGGCTGTGGTAAATCTACTTTAGGTAGAGCAATTCTTAAACTTATTCTCTTAGACAGTGGAGAAATTTATTTTAATGATATAGACATAACAAAATATTCCTCAAAGGATATGATAAGCTTAAGAAAAGATATGCAAATAATATTTCAACATCCTGATACCTCTTTAAATCCTAGTAAAACTATACTATTTAGTTTACTAGAACCTATTTTAATTCACAATTTAATGAATAGAAATGAAGCAATGGTAAAAATCAAAGAATTTTTGGATTATGTTAATTTAAAAGAAGAAATCTTAAGTAGATATCCTCATGAAATAAGTGGTGGACAAATTCAAAGAATAGCCCTTGTTAGAGCTTTGCTCTTAAAACCCAAATTTATAATTCTAGATGAAGCCACCTCTATGCTAGACGTTTCTGTACAAGCTCAGATTATCCAGTTATTAAGAAAGGTTCAAAGGGAATTTGGTATAACCTATTTATTTATATCCCATGATTTAGACTTAGTTACAGCCTTTTGTGATGAAATAGCCGTAATGAATAAAGGTAAAATTATTGAAGTAGGCAAAAATTATAATGTATATAATAATCCTCAGCAGGACTACACTAAGAAATTAATTTCTACCTTCAAAAAATTTAAAGAATAGCTAATTTCATATAGTTTTAAAATTATTAAAGTTTAAAGCAGTCATTAAATATTTATATTTTTATTTACGTTATTTTTTACAGTATTTTAATGATAGACATAAACAAACTTCTGAACATATCATTAAATAAGAGCAGAATTATAAAAAATAAATAATAATATGAGAACGGTTAAAAGTTTATGCAATATCTTCTTATATAAGCAGTGTTATAAATTTGAATAAAAATACCTTTATATGTAGAATAATCTTATAGGATAAAAAAATGCCTAGTAGGACTTTTATGTGATCTAAAACAATAAATCAAGGCAAATTTAAATTGAAAAAAGGAGCAAAACTTTGAATAAAACAATTAGAGATCAGATTTTTGGATTAGCAGATGAAGAATATCAAAAATTTTCATCATCCCTTTTACCTAATACAGATAATATTCTAGGAGTCAGATTACCTCAACTTCGCAAATTAGCAAAAGCAATTGCAAAAGAGGATTGGCGTAAATTTATAGCGAACTATGACAGTAAATATTTTGAGGAAATTATGCTTCAAGGGCTGGTGCTAGGTTATGCAAAAGCAGACATTGAAGAAATTCTTCAATACGTTGCTGACTTTGTACCTAAAATTGATAATTGGTCTGTATGTGATAGCTTTTGTACTGGTCTAAAATTTACTAAAAATAACATGGAACGTGTTTGGAATTTTATACAACCATTTTTATCCTCTAATAAAGAATTTGAGGTTCGCTTTGGTGTTGTAATGCTACTAGATTTTTACATTAATGATGAGTACATAGATAAAGTAATTAAATCCCTAGATGCTATAAAGCACCCTGGCTATTATGCAAAAATGGCAGTTGCTTGGACTATTTCTATATGTTATATAAAATTTTCAAAACAAACTATGGAGTATTTGAAAAACAATACCTTAGATGATTTTACTTATAACAAAGCACTACAAAAAATTACTGAGTCTTTACGCATAGATAAGGAAACAAAAATAATTATCAAAAGTATGAAGAGAAAATTATAACTTAATATTTACTGCATTAAAATTAAGAGGAAGTCTCAAAATAAATTTAATTTTGAAGCTCCCTCTTAAAAATAAACTTATAGCATTTATCCTGCTTATTAATTTGTATTTTCATTGCTACGATATTCCTCCAATGTAATACCTCTATTCATAATTTCTGTAGCCACATCTATTCCTACATATCTTATATGCCAAGGCTCAAATTTATAACCAGTAATATTTTCTTTTTCCTTTGGATATCTAATTATAAATCCATACTTATAACAATTTTCTTTAAGCCATTTATATGCCCTAGTATTAACGAAATTTTCATCTAAGTTTGTATACTCGGTTGAAACTATATCTATAGCTAAACCGGTTTGATGTTCACTTGCTCCTGGTTGTGCAACATAGTTATCTGCATGTTCTTTTCCATTTCTATACACTGAATTATTATAAACATTTACCTGATAATTATAATTTCTATATCCTGATACTCCTAATAACACTATATCCTCAGTTTCAGCAGCATTAAAAAGTTTCTCTAAAGCTTCACTAGCCACTTTTCTAATTTTTTTCACCCTTGGATCTCCATTTGATATAAATTTTATATTTGGTATAATTAGATCTTTTGGTAAATAAGTTTCATATAACCTATTTTGTCTATTTACTAATAAAATTTCTTTTTTATTATCCCTAATTCTAACTTTATTTTGTTGACGAGTATGCTTATTTTCTGGTTTTGCAATAGTATTAGCATGTCCTACATTATTATTCTTTTTATTTGACCAAACCTCTATAACACATAAAATTGCAATAATAACTATAAAAAAAATAAAGCTATTAAATATTTTTACAAGTGTTTTTTCATTCATATTATGTCCTCCAATTTATTTTTTCTGATCTTCTTTTAAATAATTCTAACAAAGAACAGTTTCAAAACCCTTTATTACTTGTTTCATAGTTGTTAAATTAATTATTTAGTATATCCAAAACATATCAGCAAGTGTGAATAAAAATCTTTAATAAGATTATTTATCACTTAAATTTCTAATAAAAAATAAAAAGCCATAAATCTAATTATGACTTTTTATCCTGAATTTATTTTAAATTTGATAAAACAACTTTTTGATCCTTTAAAGACATAACGCTATTACAATTCATGTCCACAAATTCAC contains:
- a CDS encoding ABC transporter ATP-binding protein, producing MIKVNNLTKTFKRNSFIKNKNLVLDNVSLHIKKGITFGLIGESGCGKSTLGRAILKLILLDSGEIYFNDIDITKYSSKDMISLRKDMQIIFQHPDTSLNPSKTILFSLLEPILIHNLMNRNEAMVKIKEFLDYVNLKEEILSRYPHEISGGQIQRIALVRALLLKPKFIILDEATSMLDVSVQAQIIQLLRKVQREFGITYLFISHDLDLVTAFCDEIAVMNKGKIIEVGKNYNVYNNPQQDYTKKLISTFKKFKE
- a CDS encoding M15 family metallopeptidase, yielding MNEKTLVKIFNSFIFFIVIIAILCVIEVWSNKKNNNVGHANTIAKPENKHTRQQNKVRIRDNKKEILLVNRQNRLYETYLPKDLIIPNIKFISNGDPRVKKIRKVASEALEKLFNAAETEDIVLLGVSGYRNYNYQVNVYNNSVYRNGKEHADNYVAQPGASEHQTGLAIDIVSTEYTNLDENFVNTRAYKWLKENCYKYGFIIRYPKEKENITGYKFEPWHIRYVGIDVATEIMNRGITLEEYRSNENTN
- a CDS encoding DNA alkylation repair protein, whose amino-acid sequence is MNKTIRDQIFGLADEEYQKFSSSLLPNTDNILGVRLPQLRKLAKAIAKEDWRKFIANYDSKYFEEIMLQGLVLGYAKADIEEILQYVADFVPKIDNWSVCDSFCTGLKFTKNNMERVWNFIQPFLSSNKEFEVRFGVVMLLDFYINDEYIDKVIKSLDAIKHPGYYAKMAVAWTISICYIKFSKQTMEYLKNNTLDDFTYNKALQKITESLRIDKETKIIIKSMKRKL
- a CDS encoding ABC transporter ATP-binding protein, producing the protein MNKDIYIKNLKVEFPTKEGNVRAVDNISLKINMGKVLGLIGETGSGKSVLGLSILGLLSSNALISGEILYKGTDLLSLDINFLRNLRGSDIALIPQNPGTALNPIMKVGKQISEGMNTNKKTRKIKVLNLLKELLLPNPIKVADSYPFELSGGMKQRVLASMGLCGNPNWIIADEPTKGLDAIVREQVYETLNKITNISNCGMLLITHDLMLSKNLCDDIAVMYAGDIVEIGKAYNVLEDSNHPYTKGLIFSQPHKGLKPMEGSSPSLISPPTGCKFSPRCPNKMPICSLKKPDFYTMENGSKVRCFLFDKSK